Genomic window (Daucus carota subsp. sativus chromosome 5, DH1 v3.0, whole genome shotgun sequence):
GATCATGTCATTTGGAAACCAAAATAAAGGACGGCATATGTCATGCTTATAACACTGACTTGTTGATCCAGTGATGGGGATGTGAAGCAAATCATCAAGCACATAATTGCATCAGAGCACTTTATTAAAAATAGCAGCGACCTGTAGATATTTATATTGCGTTTTCTAGGTGAGGTGCAGGGACGGAACCAGAAAAAATTTCCGGGGGGGCgaaattttactaaaaaaattttaaggacaaaatactacaaaattatgagttttgggGGGGCTAAATACTACAAATTATGAATttgaatcatataaattgattatatataagggTTTGGGGAAGGTTTTGGGGGGGCCAAGGCCACCCCATACCCCCCCTTCCCTCCGTCTCTGGTGAGGTGTGAGTTCAAGACGtatgatattaaattttgtttcttCAGACCTCCGAATATGGCTACCATATAGTTAAAATGTGCTCAGTTTGATGTAGTGATAGGTAGTTAAACAAATCAGTGATGAAGTCAGTTGTCTGAAGGAACCTGCGATGGGTTCATATCTTCAAATTCTAGCAGGACATGATCAAATTCGCAAACACTATCACCAATAGAAAGAAATAAGTAATCCAGCTCTAGATCTTGTCAAGAAAGCAATAGATGGGGCTTGTGATATCATCTGGAAACCTCATATTCAGCACTTGACATTTCTCACTTGATAGTATTGCTCTAGCCTCTAGCCCTTGAGTTTTACTTCTGCTTCTAATTCTGTTTTCTGCAATTGACATAGCAGTGAGCagaattaaaaagaaatatttctgAAATGCACATGTTGTCAAGTGGATATATGCAACACTTTCCTGTcattaaataattacaaattgcCATGTACTTAAAGTTGACAAATGATGTAAAAGgctatatacacacacacacttaccACAACCAAGTGGCTGCAGAGTTCAATTCTACCTAccaatcatcaaaatattacagagaGGAATGCACAAGCTTGTCAATAAACAAAGACCTATCATTTCTTTTTATCAGAATTGGTAACAGGATGCAGCTTCCAAGGAAGAAACAGACGTTGTGCACATGCAGAAAACTGAAATCTAGTCttatattatgtataatatatgatatccACTTGtaacatgtatataaatatgCGATGTACTTAAGGCTTTATGTCATATTCGATATATTACAAGTGCAAGATGCTCCACAGCTCCAGGTATGCAACTTTAGCTTAATTTGATGTAAAAACCTTAGTACTTCCCAATGTACACACATATTAAACTGACTTATGTTTCGAATGGTCTGAAATTCTCCAGAACAAGAATGTATGGAAGGCTGTATATGCTCGTATCTGTGTTGATTTTACTTGCACCAGTAAGCCTAGCAGTTAATTATACTTACTTCAAAACTGTTGATCTTACTTATATCCCAAGTGCAGTTAAAAATGGTGCAGGTATGTAAACTTTCGTCTCAAGTTGAACAATTAAAGTGCATATGATCTTTATAAAGCTGTTTTAAAACACATCAGTTTTGCAGTCTGTTTGGATGGAAGCCCTCCTGCATACCACATTGACAGGGGAGTCGGAGATGGAGCACGTAACTGGCTCGTTTTTATTGAGGTCAGTTTCTTAAATAAAAGTGTTATGTCCGTCATGGTCAAGTGAGATCAGATAGATTGCTCTGATTCAAATCTTAAATTTCTACTGCAAGTTTATCTCATTATTGATCTGTATAATTTCGTTATTCTTCTAGGGAGGAGGATGGTGTGATACAACTGAGAATTGCCTTAATCgtactaaaaatatatttggcTTGGGTtcttctaaaattatgcaaGCAAAGAATTTCACAGGACTTCTAAGCGATAACCAGCAACTCAATCCTTGTAATTAGTTTATAGATCATGCCGATTCATTCATTGTACAGATTATAGTAACTTTTACGCAAGGTAATTTGCTCATATTTCTCTATTAATTATCCAGATTTCTACAACTGGAATCGAGTTTTTGTCAGATATTGTGACGGTGGATCCTTTACAGGCAACAGCTTTGATCCGGTAAGTTTCTCTCTATTATTGTCTGTAAGAGATTTGACATGACTCTACGAAGCACTATATATCTGGTGAATTTTATGTCAGGTCAACAAACTTCATTACAAAGGATCAAAGGTTTTCAGTGCAATTGTAAAGGATCTGCTGGGAAAAGGGATGAGCAATGCAACAAATGTAAAGCATCGATCATTTTAACACCTCTACATGTCGTAATTAGTAGGTTACAATGTTTAATCAATAATCAGTTTAGTGCTAGCCAGattttccataacaatgttAACTAGGCTATCATAATTCTCACaatgaaattcaaaatttcTAAGTTACTGACAAGTGTATCAGAATCTCATGTATATATTTCACGACGACAGGCTCTTATTTCTGGATGCTCAGCTGGTGGATTATCAGCAATACTTAACTGTGATAAATTTCGTTCTTTCCTACCTCCACACACTAATGTGAAATGTGCTTCCGACGCTGGCTACTTTCTACATGTGTAAGCTTTTTACTTGCCATCTGTCCGATTCGTGGCTCATGGTGtgattataatttcttttgatgTCTGTATGCTTATATTGTATCATGTTTGTGTTTATTTACAGGAAGGATGTTTTTGGAGAATACAATTATGCAAACTTCTATGATAGAATTGTTAAATTACATGTAGTCTCTCTAGCACTTGATCTCTCGCACTTACATAGTCCAGTCTgcaattttgaaatcaaaagtAAGGTTTGCTTCTTTATTTCAGGGGTCAACTAAGAATTTACCCAAAGCTTGCACTTCATCAATGAGGCCTAGAAGTTTGGTAAGCAAACCAGGCTTACTACTGATTAGACTTCTTTATTGGACAACCAAAATATGATAATACATATCCACTTTTCAATATACAAGAATCTTTATTATTTACATTTACTTGTTTTCATGTCTGTTGTATGTTTCTTGTTCTTTGCAGTGTTTCTATCCACAATACGTCGTGCCACATGTTGAAACGCCTCTGTTTCTCATAAATTCTGCATATGATGCTTATCAGGTTAGAATTCTGCTTGTTTGATCAATCTCCTTTTCTCACAGAAACGACATGTCTTGCTCTTGGAGCGGATAGACCAGGCGTGTTTGATTTGTAATGTCTCTAATTTACTAATAAATATGTTTCTCCAGATTGGATTTATTTTGGCACCAAGCATAAATAATTTGCCTCAAACCTGGGAGAGGTGCAAAAATGACACGACGACATGCTCGCCAGATCAAATTGAGATCTTGAAAGGTCTATATACAACACGAGACctgcacacacacatacatgcaTCAGATTCTGCACTACTTGAGCTGATTTAGATCTATATATTTGCAGGATTCAGATCAGAATTTTTAAGCGCATTGCCTAGATTAGGTAATGGTTCATTCAGGGGAATGTTCATCAGTTCTTGTCTAGCCCACTGCCAATCTCAACTTCAACTAAACTGGAACTGGGATCCTGGTTTCAGGATTGAGGACAAGGTATATCTTGACATTCTATAGAATAAATGAATATACTTCAACATCTAatcattaagaaaaaaatagagTTGGAAATCAGAAGTGAAGAATTAGGAGATGAAAAGATGAGATAAAAGTGAGGGATAGAGTTTAACATATGTTTATTTGATTTGGTCTAGACAATGGCAGAAGCTCTAGGGAGTTGGAGCACTGGCAGAAGCTCACTCCAGATAATTGCTGGCAGTGAATTGCCCAAAATATGCCTGACAACTCCATTATGAATAATCAAGACAGATATAGTGCCGCCTGTTTGGGTACGCCCACTTCTGGCTTTTTCTCACAAAAAGTCGGCTTCTACTTTTATTGACCCATTTATGTAAAAAGCCAGAATCACTTATAAAGTTagaaatgctaacttttgtttcaggacttctgcttcaTTCTCAAACAGTTGAATCACCTTTTAGTCtaaatttacttctcacttatagttcacttctttacttttaaaaaagaaacattttttttaagtttacccaaacATATAGAGTTTACCCAAACAGATAGAGTAGTAGCttgttttctttatttcatATAATTAATGTCTCAACATCTTTTCCTGGTGAGTGGCTCCAGTTTGAGAAAAGCCATGTACAAGGACCCTTTTATGCCACACTATTATCAGATGCAATGGAAGAATCAACCAACACAGACTCAATTAACTCATACAACCATAATTCTTGCGCAGATTATTCATTATGTTAAATCCCAATAACTTCTCACTGATAAGCAAtaataaataactttttttattaagaaacaGCTCCCAAAAGTCTTCAACCATTTTTTAGTAACTTTTCGTCCTCACACTCTTTctgtctcttttttttttttaatttttttgatgaataaAGGATCATACTAATCCACCAGTGCTTTGATTGTAAATTGTGACTTGATACAACCTCGagtttgataaaaatataaagcgCGGAAAAGTATTTGGTAATAAATCGTGTGTTGAACTGAACCGCCATAAAGAAGTTCATTTTTACTAATCTCCGGCAAATAAATATTGCTCCAGGCTCCAGCCCACCTCCGTTTCTAATTTAACAATAAATAGCCTGTTCCGAAATATTTTGTGCAACCGACATAGAACACTTTGAATAGAAATATCAAAACGGGCGTATATTTGAGTGGACGCCACAATATTTGTAACTTGTGAGAGTTTTCTAACTCATGTTAATCACTCAAAATGAATAGGTAATGCATAAGATGAACCAAAATAGCAACTCGAAAATGATGGGTAAAATCAAACATCCAAGATattataagatattatgtaaaaattgCTGGATCTATAAAAAAATTTTGCATCGATGTCGGGGGCTCTAAGAATATAGTACACATTAATTAGTTTTAGCGAAAGAATTTACGGGGTTGGAAATGCTATAAGAATAGGTCTGAAAATTCCGGACTATCCTGTGGTTTATAttcggctcgaaaatatgatacatttctcatatttattttataaatgattCAAATCTGATGGAAAAATTAAATCCCGATAAATATGATCTCGGATATGAGCATTCATATACCTGCTCAGATTATGTCTCATATTATGTTATATCAGATGATCTTACCCGAATATCAATGTGATCCAAGGTTCGTATTCAATTCTAACTCATATATAGATTAAATTTTTGACGCATTATATTTGTAAGTACATAGTCAtccttttatgatttttttattacattatttaagtctaaattttcaaataatatgaTCTATCATGCATTATTATCATCACATATACTTAAcaaactatatataaaaatatttggaaagttttttttttttgaaaatttttcgtaaagttttaatttgtaattattatattttataatattatatttattttaaattaaatgacaaTTATTTGAATAGTCGAAATTAATATGATTTCTAATGCTAATAGATCATGTTCagtggatcataaactacctgCTTAAGAACAAAAAATACGTTACTGGCTCATATTCGGTTTTGATCCGGACATCAAATACCCGAGAtcgatttatcaaaataaaatgatCCCGAATCAAAATCAGCACAGGGGTATTGAGTTTCACCCAGATCATTTTATAGCGCGCCTATCTAAGAAGTGAAGAGCATCCTATAATTGACTctcaattataatataaaatatatagatcTTAAGAATTTAATACATATTTAGGagtgtcaactccaacaatactctttaTACTCCTTTTGTgatcttatattttattaatatatgaattggaaaaagaaaaaaaacgaTTGATTatatgagaaaatatttttttttattattagatatagGTAAAGAACAATGTAGAGGCTCCTACAACAAAAGTGAGAGAATAAACTTTTAAGTTCGTAACGAGCCTATGAGTGTCTTTTGAGTCTTATTTTTCTACTTAAAAACTCATATTGGAAGACTTTTATATAATAGATTAATGCGTGTGTAGAGGagcaaattataaaattttgaggtGAATTTCATGATCCACATGTGTGATCATAGGACATGAATGCAACAAAAATTGGCAGTGTTCCGCCATCAATCATGTCCTGAAATATCGTTGGTGGGCTATACCTCCATGCCATATTCCCAAATTAAGGTCATTAGTCCTCGATTTGCGAGATTTTGAAGCGGTTGGAGATGATAATACTTTGAACACGGCGGCGTTTTTGGGTGAGGTAGAGAGAGTGATGACGGAGATGTTGATTGTGTCGGAGTTGATGGAGGTGGCGAAGATGTATAATTGATGGAGGTAGAGTTTGTGATGAGGGAGTGTGAttgtttttaattgattttaaggtTGTTCTTAGTTGATTTTGTGGTTATTTTTGTGATAGGTCCCTCAAGGGCACTCGTTTTTCGTCATATGTAACCACTTGCAACTTATTTTTCAATTAAACATAATTTTCAGTagattttttcaaagttgcataTATGATTGCTAACAGTTGCAAATATGGTTGTAAATGCaactattgtttttttacaaatattttttagaacatactattttaacaatttgttttaaaaagtgatcgtatttttgcaattttttttggaCTTGGTTATTTGTGGAAAAAAAGCCCAATATCGAATAACCAAATTATCCTTCTtatatttattgtatatataaaataatatgtaaatttaGTAAAGTCACCAATTACAAAATAAAGGATAATAATATTAGAATACATATTAAGttgttatattataattttaaatattagacataatgcaacaattttatttgtatttatttaagatattatcccaaaaaaaaaagatatcaaGGATTTGTGGCAAGAAGCCCAAAAACACACTCCACTCCAGcaccaatttttaaaaattgaactaCCAATTAGGTCAGCAGGTGACATATACTACTCTACACACAACACACAGCAGAACAAAGAGGCTCAAGTTGAGAGAAAAGCAGACGCCTCGTTTAATCCAATTGAATCTCCATGGGAAACCCTAACAAAGATCTCGACATGTCCGATCTCGCCGCCTCTCTCCCCGCCGCCGCCGCCGGTAACATCTCCTTCTCTTTCTTACATCTCATTTCTCTATCTTCCTTAATTCAAAACCCTAGATagttgtttgttttgtttatgcGTGCTTAATTGCTTTGTTATATGTTGTAGCTTTAAGTGCTGAGGATCGTGCTGGCCTTGTTGATGCGCTTAAGGTTGATTCtgtctctgttttttttttaaattttgttttttaattgttttggtTGAGGAATTTAATTTTTGGGGGATTGTGCAGAATAAGCTTCAGAACTTGGCTGGAGAACACTCCGATGTGTTGGAATCGTTGTCTCCTGTGGTTCGGAAGAGAGTCGAGTTTTTGAGAGAGATTCAGGTACTACTACCTGTTGTCTACATAATAATCTCGTCTTGTTTTTTGGCATTATTTTACTAATATATCGATAATTTGAGCTTGTTTGATTGTATCACATTGATGGAGACACTATTAGATTAGATGTCATGACACCGTGTTTAGCATTTTGCTATTGTATCGATAAGTTAGCAAATGGATTGAGCATGTTTAGTTTTATTACACTAATGAAGACACTGTTATATGTCATGACACCGTGCTGATCATTTTGGGATTTTGTTTCACTTACTTAATAGGATACATTTTTTTCCGATGAGGTTTGTTTGCTTGTAACTTGTAAGTTTGGGCCAGAGTATCAATTGCGGCCGAGTATTCCTTGTATTGCAGGGCGATCAGTCTTGTTCTTTGGCATTATTTTACTAATATATCGATAATTTGAGCTTGTTTGATTGTATCACATTGATGGAGAACCTATTAGATTAGATGTCATGACACCGCATTTAGCATTTTGCTATTATATCGATAAGTTAGCAAATGGATTGAGCATGTTTAGTTTTATTACACTAATGAAGTCACCGTTATATGTCATGACACCGTGTTGAGCATTTTGGGATTTTGTTTCACTTACTTAATAGGATACAATTTTTTCCCTGTGGGGTTTGTTTGCTTGTAAGTTTTGGCCAGAGTATCAATTGCTGCTGAGTAGTCCTTGTATTGCAGGGCGATCATGATGAATTGGAGGCTAAATTCTTTGAGGAGAGAGCTTTGCTTGAAGCTAAATACCAAAAACTGTATCAACCTTTATACACCAAGGTACATGATAGAAATGATATCTGACTCTATCTTTTGGGTTAATGATCTCCGAAGCACTTGTTTTACTGAATGTTTTTTCAGAGATATGAAATTGTAAATGGAATTGTTGAAGCTGAAGGAGCTAGTGAGGCTTCAGCT
Coding sequences:
- the LOC108222452 gene encoding pectin acetylesterase 7, which produces MSYSIYYKCKMLHSSRTRMYGRLYMLVSVLILLAPVSLAVNYTYFKTVDLTYIPSAVKNGAVCLDGSPPAYHIDRGVGDGARNWLVFIEGGGWCDTTENCLNRTKNIFGLGSSKIMQAKNFTGLLSDNQQLNPYFYNWNRVFVRYCDGGSFTGNSFDPVNKLHYKGSKVFSAIVKDLLGKGMSNATNALISGCSAGGLSAILNCDKFRSFLPPHTNVKCASDAGYFLHVKDVFGEYNYANFYDRIVKLHGSTKNLPKACTSSMRPRSLCFYPQYVVPHVETPLFLINSAYDAYQIGFILAPSINNLPQTWERCKNDTTTCSPDQIEILKGFRSEFLSALPRLGNGSFRGMFISSCLAHCQSQLQLNWNWDPGFRIEDKTMAEALGSWSTGRSSLQIIAGSELPKICLTTPL